TGGCCTATTGCACTTATGATGCTGATTTTTGCACCGATTGGAGCCTACAGTAGTCAATTTATCAACGAGAGCCTTGTAAAATCTCTCTTTATTCTGCTTCTTTTTTACAGTGCAACCATGATGATATTCGGAAAGAAAAAATCTCTCACACATACTAAAGGGAAAGCGATACTGTTTATAGTAGGAGCGTTTGTAGGATTTTTGGCAGGACTGCTTGGCGTAGGAGGGGGTAATATTTTAATGCCGTTGCTGATACTGCTGGGATTTGATTCTAAGAAGGTAGCGGTAACGGTCAGCTCCGTAGTACCCTTTGCAGCACTCAGCTCCTTCCTTACCTATGCCAGCTATGTCAAGCTTGACTGGATACTGCTTATCTGTGTGATGCTTGCTTCCATTGCCGGAGGGTACATTGGAAACTACCTCATGCATTTTAAGCTTGATCAGGCGAAAACCAAAAAACTTATGGGGGCTATACTTTATATATTGGCAATTAAAATGCTGTATAAAATGCTGTTTTAGACACCCTGCGTCGTATCAAATACCCTGATATGCAGTCTGTCACTGTAGCGAAAATTATGTTTCATACAGAATTCAAAAACTGCTCTGTCATTTTTCCAGATTGTATCTCTGCTCTCCCCTACAGGCATACAGAAGACTTCCAACCTAGGCAATATCTTTCTTATTTCATTGATTTCATCAATTGCCGTTGTTTCAACAAGATTTTTATCTATTGTAAATTTTAAGAATGTCTCTTTTGAATAGTTTTGCAAATTTTTAAGCGCCTGAGGAACAATTCGTTTAGATGCAGGTTCTCCGCTGTTTGCAAGTTTAATTGAAAGTGCAAATACACAATTTTTATAGGCAGGAAATTTATCAAAATCGATCTCGATCGTGCCGTTCGTCTCAAAGGTGATCCGAATCCCTTCTTCTATCAGCCAATTGACAATTGTGTAAAATGTTTTATCATTGTAATACATCAAAGGTTCACCGCCGGTGATGACCACGTCGGGCTTGTAACCTATGATTTCAAACTCCTGCTGCAGCTTTTCCATCAGAACAGTACTGTCATCCACCCTGCTCCACTGTCTGGCATAAGCACTGTCCACAGCGAAATAGGTATCGCATCCGTAACGGACTTCTCCATCAACTTCATATGTTGCGCCAAAGCCCGGACAGGAGAGGTTGCATCCCCCCGTTCTTAAAAAGTAGGAAGGTACCCCTGCATATTTCCCTTCACCCTGAATGGAGAAGAATTGCTCGGTCAGATAGAACATCAGCCGCCGGTCTCATAAAAGGCACGGCTGGAGACTTCCTGCCCTTCTTCGAGTTCACCCTCGATCCAGCGGTTCTCTTTGGGTTTGTCTTTCAGCACAGTCGCTAAAACCTGTGATGCTTCCTCGATATCACCCTTTTTGACCGCTTCAGCAATACTCAAAGCCTCATCAAAGTAAAGGCAGGGGATCAAAAAGCCCTCCGCTGTCAGCCTGATACGGTTGCAACTCTCACAGAAGTCATGCTTGTGCGGATCGATAAGGCCGAACTCATAACCGTTCTCTTCGATGGTATAGTTGAATGAAGGACTGGCACCTTCACGCCCCAATGCATGGATCGTGTATTTCTCTTTAACCTTGGAAAGGATCTCTTTACCATGCATACCTTTGAGGGCTTCCAGAGCATGGCGGTTCTCCATATACTCGATGAAACGGATCTTGATATTGCGATCCATACAGTATTCCATCACATCCAGGATCTCATTATCGTTGATACCCTTGAGCGGTACCATATTGATCTTGACACCCAGTCCTACTTCCAGGGCTTTGTCTATCCCTTTAAGCACCTGGCCCAGAACATCTTTCTGCGCGATCTGATGTGCCACTTCAGGCTTGAGGGAATCAAGCGAAATGTTCAAACGCTTCAATCCGGCATCTTTGAGCTTTTGCGCCGTCTGCGGAAGCAGATAGGCATTCGTCGTCAATGCCAGATCGATATCGGGTTTGTAGTCATGGATCATTTTAATAAAACTGTCCAGATCTTCTCTAAGCAGCGGTTCGCCTCCAGTAATGCGTATCTTGTTCACACCTTCATCCATAGCTACTTTCATAAACAAAAAGAGTTCTTCAAAAGAGAGGAGATTCTCTTTTGGTACCCATGAAAAAGGTTTCTCCGGCATACAGTACTGGCATCTGAAGTTACAGCGTTCCGTTACAGAAACACGCAGATAGTCAACTGTCCGGCCATGTCCGTCTATTAGCATAATTATCCAATATATTGATTTTCGTTAGGGTATCCAAATGTAGATAAAAAGGGGATGATTTATATCAATGGAGTTTATTAAAATACTCGAGAAAAAATTTGTTTTACGGTAGATTGTCGTAAATTTGAAGGTTGTTGCGAAGGAGTGTACACCCAGTACATGACTGAGCAAACTCCTTCAAAGATGCGATAATATATCGCAAAAGAATTAGTGGTGGCCTTTCCACATTGCTTTCTTCCAACCATACGCAAGGAACGTAAAGATAAAGAAGAACGCAAGTACCCATGGTCCAACCTGGCCTCTTGCTTCTTTACTCGGATCACCTGTCTTTTCAAGGTAAGCCATAACTTCTTCCGTACCTTCTTTGGTCAATCCTACTCTAGGCATCGCTGTACCAGGAAGCTGAGACTGTGGATTTTCTATGAGTGTATGCAGGAAATGCTCGTTTCTTGCTCTAATAATAATAGAAAGATCCGGCGGCAATTTACCCATATAGTCTGCCAGTTTGTTCTGATAAACACCAAGATTCTTCTTGAAGTCAAGTGCTGCAAGATCTACACCCGTTTTGATGTTAGACTTTGTCTTAGGTACATCACCGATCTGTGTCCATTTGTCATATCTGTTCGCGTGACAACGTCCACAGGCAAACTCATACGCCTCTTTCGGTGTCGCTTCTTTCGGAGCGATAGACTTGAAGTAAGCTACGATATCCGCTGCATCCTGCTCGCTTCCTGCACTTGGAGGCATTGCAAAGTGCTTGGACTTTGTCACTTCTGCCGGATTAAGCAGGAAGTGTACAAAGAATTTGTCATCCAGCATTTTACCTGCAAG
This DNA window, taken from Sulfurovum lithotrophicum, encodes the following:
- a CDS encoding sulfite exporter TauE/SafE family protein; the protein is MNDYLLYSSIAFVLSTVFSMGGTGSGIALIPVLNFFGIEFIVAKATGLFAGASTTITSSIMNIKRKVLDFSFIWPIALMMLIFAPIGAYSSQFINESLVKSLFILLLFYSATMMIFGKKKSLTHTKGKAILFIVGAFVGFLAGLLGVGGGNILMPLLILLGFDSKKVAVTVSSVVPFAALSSFLTYASYVKLDWILLICVMLASIAGGYIGNYLMHFKLDQAKTKKLMGAILYILAIKMLYKMLF
- a CDS encoding c-type cytochrome, with product MKELKIFGIVAVFTLVLYWGVEPFAHSQMHKHVEGDNFQYSDLKPVAAKGDAAKGEALAAACVGCHSINAKNMPAPMDAVASAQAYGVNPPDLSLAGKMLDDKFFVHFLLNPAEVTKSKHFAMPPSAGSEQDAADIVAYFKSIAPKEATPKEAYEFACGRCHANRYDKWTQIGDVPKTKSNIKTGVDLAALDFKKNLGVYQNKLADYMGKLPPDLSIIIRARNEHFLHTLIENPQSQLPGTAMPRVGLTKEGTEEVMAYLEKTGDPSKEARGQVGPWVLAFFFIFTFLAYGWKKAMWKGHH
- the moaA gene encoding GTP 3',8-cyclase MoaA → MLIDGHGRTVDYLRVSVTERCNFRCQYCMPEKPFSWVPKENLLSFEELFLFMKVAMDEGVNKIRITGGEPLLREDLDSFIKMIHDYKPDIDLALTTNAYLLPQTAQKLKDAGLKRLNISLDSLKPEVAHQIAQKDVLGQVLKGIDKALEVGLGVKINMVPLKGINDNEILDVMEYCMDRNIKIRFIEYMENRHALEALKGMHGKEILSKVKEKYTIHALGREGASPSFNYTIEENGYEFGLIDPHKHDFCESCNRIRLTAEGFLIPCLYFDEALSIAEAVKKGDIEEASQVLATVLKDKPKENRWIEGELEEGQEVSSRAFYETGG
- a CDS encoding 7-carboxy-7-deazaguanine synthase QueE; the protein is MFYLTEQFFSIQGEGKYAGVPSYFLRTGGCNLSCPGFGATYEVDGEVRYGCDTYFAVDSAYARQWSRVDDSTVLMEKLQQEFEIIGYKPDVVITGGEPLMYYNDKTFYTIVNWLIEEGIRITFETNGTIEIDFDKFPAYKNCVFALSIKLANSGEPASKRIVPQALKNLQNYSKETFLKFTIDKNLVETTAIDEINEIRKILPRLEVFCMPVGESRDTIWKNDRAVFEFCMKHNFRYSDRLHIRVFDTTQGV